The following are encoded in a window of Phragmites australis chromosome 22, lpPhrAust1.1, whole genome shotgun sequence genomic DNA:
- the LOC133904638 gene encoding auxin-responsive protein SAUR71-like, with translation MRQLIRRLSRVGNCSSSPARRRGSGGGGKKVPEGHVPVYVGGAGEVAEERFVVRAELLGAPALAELLGRAAQEYGYDHQGPLRIPCPAAVFRRALASVAGDEEEDDSS, from the coding sequence ATGAGGCAGCTGATCCGGCGGCTCTCCCGCGTCGGCAACTGCTCCTCTTCCCCGGCGAGGCGgcgcgggagcggcggcggggggaagaaggtgccggaggggcaCGTGCCGGTGTACGTGGGCGGGGCGGGGGAGGTCGCGGAGGAACGGTTCGTGGTGCGCGCGGAGCTGCTGGGCGCGCCGGCGCTGGCGGAGCTCCTCGGTCGAGCGGCACAGGAGTACGGGTACGACCACCAGGGCCCGCTCCGCATCCCGTGCCCCGCCGCCGTCTTCCGCCGCGCGCTCGCCTCCGtggccggcgacgaggaggaggacgattCGAGCTAG